Proteins from a single region of Numenius arquata chromosome Z, bNumArq3.hap1.1, whole genome shotgun sequence:
- the GPBP1 gene encoding vasculin isoform X4: MAQHDFAPAWLNFPTPPSSTKVISSSLFSSLNFEKHSENFSWTENRYEANRRRHNSSDGFDPNIGRPNGGHFGRKEKNGWRSQGRNGTENINHRGGYHGGGSRARTSTFHSGKGQGMHENNVPDNETGKKEDKEVPKQFEAEDFPSLNPEYERELNQNKSLAAGVWEYPLNPKSRSPRMLVIKKGSTKELQISGFPVVGSLHSQPVRNGTGTSVYKGLVPKPVTPPAKPTQWKSQAKENKLGNLFPHESAYGVGNFSPFKSTSKGFTVSQNSVKEPRLTKLTRMRTDKKSEFLKALKQDRVEEEHEDENHAGQEKDDESFNLHNSNSPHHERDINRNFENEIPQENGNASITSQQIIRSSAFPQADVLSSSLEAEHRLLKEMGWQEDSENDETCAPLTEDEMREFRVISEQLQKNGLRKNGILKNGLICDFKFSPWKNSTFKPALENEDSETSSSDTSDDDDV; this comes from the exons ATGGCGCAGCATGACTTTGCTCCAGCCTGGCTTAATTTTCCTACTCCACCATCATCAACAAAG GTGATATCTAGCAGTCTTTTT TCATCACTGAACTTTGAGAAACATTCTGAAAATTTTTCGTGGACAGAAAATCGTTATGAAGCAAATCGCAGAAGACACAACTCTTCAGATGGGTTTGATCCTAACATTGGACGGCCTAATGGAG ggcattttgggagaaaagagaagaatggtTGGCGTTCACAAGGCAGAAATGGTACAGAAAATATAAACCATCGTGGGGGATACCATGGCGGAGGTTCTCGTGCGCGTACCAGTACTTTCCATAGTGGAAAAGGCCAAGGAATGCATGAAAACAATGTACCTGATAATGAAActgggaaaaaggaagacaaagaagtACCCAAACAGTTTGAGGCTGAGGATTTT CCATCTTTGAATCCTGAATATGAGAGGGAACTAAATCAGAATAAATCTTTAGCTGCAGGTGTGTGGG agtaCCCTTTGAATCCCAAATCTAGATCTCCAAGGATGCTGGTCATTAAAAAGGGCAGTACAAAAGAACTGCAAATATCTGGATTCCCAGTAGTAGGAAGTCTTCATTCACAGCCAGTAAGGAATGGAACTGGCACAAGTGTTTATAAAGGATTAGTCCCTAAACCTGTCACTCCACCCGCAAAG cCTACACAGTGGAAAAgccaagcaaaagaaaataaacttgggAATCTGTTTCCTCATGAATCTGCATATGGTGTTGGCAATTTCAGTCCTTTCAAATCAACTTCCAAGGGATTTACTGTATcacaaaattcagtgaaagag CCTCGTTTAACAAAATTGACAAGAATGCGGACTGATAAGAAGAGTGAatttttgaaagcattaaaaCAAGATAGAGTGGAAGAGGAACATGAAGACGAGAATCATGCTGGGCAAGAGAAG GATGACGAGTCCTTTAACTTGCATAATAGCAACAGTCCTCATCACGAGAGAGATATAAACCGaaactttgaaaatgaaattccGCAGGAGAATGGCAATGCTTCAATTACATCTCAACAGATCATTCGATCTTCAGCTTTCCCCCAGGCAGATGTTCTTTCAAGCTCACTTGAGGCAGAGCACAG gtTGTTAAAGGAGATGGGCTGGCAGGAAGACAGTGAAAATGATGAAACCTGTGCTCCGCTAACAGAGGATGAGATGAGAGAGTTCCGAGTCATTAGTGAACAG ttacaaaaaaatGGCCTTCggaaaaatggcattttgaaaAACGGCCTCATCTGTGATTTTAAATTTAGCCCCTGGAAAAACAGCACTTTCAAACCTGCTCTGGAGAATGAGGATTCTGAGACGAGCAGCAGTGATACatcagatgatgatgatgtgtGA
- the GPBP1 gene encoding vasculin isoform X3, whose protein sequence is MAQHDFAPAWLNFPTPPSSTKSSLNFEKHSENFSWTENRYEANRRRHNSSDGFDPNIGRPNGGHFGRKEKNGWRSQGRNGTENINHRGGYHGGGSRARTSTFHSGKGQGMHENNVPDNETGKKEDKEVPKQFEAEDFPSLNPEYERELNQNKSLAAGVWEYPLNPKSRSPRMLVIKKGSTKELQISGFPVVGSLHSQPVRNGTGTSVYKGLVPKPVTPPAKPTQWKSQAKENKLGNLFPHESAYGVGNFSPFKSTSKGFTVSQNSVKEFNRSNSSSPVDKVGQPRLTKLTRMRTDKKSEFLKALKQDRVEEEHEDENHAGQEKDDESFNLHNSNSPHHERDINRNFENEIPQENGNASITSQQIIRSSAFPQADVLSSSLEAEHRLLKEMGWQEDSENDETCAPLTEDEMREFRVISEQLQKNGLRKNGILKNGLICDFKFSPWKNSTFKPALENEDSETSSSDTSDDDDV, encoded by the exons ATGGCGCAGCATGACTTTGCTCCAGCCTGGCTTAATTTTCCTACTCCACCATCATCAACAAAG TCATCACTGAACTTTGAGAAACATTCTGAAAATTTTTCGTGGACAGAAAATCGTTATGAAGCAAATCGCAGAAGACACAACTCTTCAGATGGGTTTGATCCTAACATTGGACGGCCTAATGGAG ggcattttgggagaaaagagaagaatggtTGGCGTTCACAAGGCAGAAATGGTACAGAAAATATAAACCATCGTGGGGGATACCATGGCGGAGGTTCTCGTGCGCGTACCAGTACTTTCCATAGTGGAAAAGGCCAAGGAATGCATGAAAACAATGTACCTGATAATGAAActgggaaaaaggaagacaaagaagtACCCAAACAGTTTGAGGCTGAGGATTTT CCATCTTTGAATCCTGAATATGAGAGGGAACTAAATCAGAATAAATCTTTAGCTGCAGGTGTGTGGG agtaCCCTTTGAATCCCAAATCTAGATCTCCAAGGATGCTGGTCATTAAAAAGGGCAGTACAAAAGAACTGCAAATATCTGGATTCCCAGTAGTAGGAAGTCTTCATTCACAGCCAGTAAGGAATGGAACTGGCACAAGTGTTTATAAAGGATTAGTCCCTAAACCTGTCACTCCACCCGCAAAG cCTACACAGTGGAAAAgccaagcaaaagaaaataaacttgggAATCTGTTTCCTCATGAATCTGCATATGGTGTTGGCAATTTCAGTCCTTTCAAATCAACTTCCAAGGGATTTACTGTATcacaaaattcagtgaaagag TTTAATCGGTCAAATTCTTCATCCCCTGTTGACAAAGTTGGTCAGCCTCGTTTAACAAAATTGACAAGAATGCGGACTGATAAGAAGAGTGAatttttgaaagcattaaaaCAAGATAGAGTGGAAGAGGAACATGAAGACGAGAATCATGCTGGGCAAGAGAAG GATGACGAGTCCTTTAACTTGCATAATAGCAACAGTCCTCATCACGAGAGAGATATAAACCGaaactttgaaaatgaaattccGCAGGAGAATGGCAATGCTTCAATTACATCTCAACAGATCATTCGATCTTCAGCTTTCCCCCAGGCAGATGTTCTTTCAAGCTCACTTGAGGCAGAGCACAG gtTGTTAAAGGAGATGGGCTGGCAGGAAGACAGTGAAAATGATGAAACCTGTGCTCCGCTAACAGAGGATGAGATGAGAGAGTTCCGAGTCATTAGTGAACAG ttacaaaaaaatGGCCTTCggaaaaatggcattttgaaaAACGGCCTCATCTGTGATTTTAAATTTAGCCCCTGGAAAAACAGCACTTTCAAACCTGCTCTGGAGAATGAGGATTCTGAGACGAGCAGCAGTGATACatcagatgatgatgatgtgtGA
- the GPBP1 gene encoding vasculin isoform X2: protein MAQHDFAPAWLNFPTPPSSTKVISSSLFSSLNFEKHSENFSWTENRYEANRRRHNSSDGFDPNIGRPNGGHFGRKEKNGWRSQGRNGTENINHRGGYHGGGSRARTSTFHSGKGQGMHENNVPDNETGKKEDKEVPKQFEAEDFPSLNPEYERELNQNKSLAAGVWEYPLNPKSRSPRMLVIKKGSTKELQISGFPVVGSLHSQPVRNGTGTSVYKGLVPKPVTPPAKPTQWKSQAKENKLGNLFPHESAYGVGNFSPFKSTSKGFTVSQNSVKEFNRSNSSSPVDKVGQPRLTKLTRMRTDKKSEFLKALKQDRVEEEHEDENHAGQEKDDESFNLHNSNSPHHERDINRNFENEIPQENGNASITSQQIIRSSAFPQADVLSSSLEAEHRLLKEMGWQEDSENDETCAPLTEDEMREFRVISEQLQKNGLRKNGILKNGLICDFKFSPWKNSTFKPALENEDSETSSSDTSDDDDV, encoded by the exons ATGGCGCAGCATGACTTTGCTCCAGCCTGGCTTAATTTTCCTACTCCACCATCATCAACAAAG GTGATATCTAGCAGTCTTTTT TCATCACTGAACTTTGAGAAACATTCTGAAAATTTTTCGTGGACAGAAAATCGTTATGAAGCAAATCGCAGAAGACACAACTCTTCAGATGGGTTTGATCCTAACATTGGACGGCCTAATGGAG ggcattttgggagaaaagagaagaatggtTGGCGTTCACAAGGCAGAAATGGTACAGAAAATATAAACCATCGTGGGGGATACCATGGCGGAGGTTCTCGTGCGCGTACCAGTACTTTCCATAGTGGAAAAGGCCAAGGAATGCATGAAAACAATGTACCTGATAATGAAActgggaaaaaggaagacaaagaagtACCCAAACAGTTTGAGGCTGAGGATTTT CCATCTTTGAATCCTGAATATGAGAGGGAACTAAATCAGAATAAATCTTTAGCTGCAGGTGTGTGGG agtaCCCTTTGAATCCCAAATCTAGATCTCCAAGGATGCTGGTCATTAAAAAGGGCAGTACAAAAGAACTGCAAATATCTGGATTCCCAGTAGTAGGAAGTCTTCATTCACAGCCAGTAAGGAATGGAACTGGCACAAGTGTTTATAAAGGATTAGTCCCTAAACCTGTCACTCCACCCGCAAAG cCTACACAGTGGAAAAgccaagcaaaagaaaataaacttgggAATCTGTTTCCTCATGAATCTGCATATGGTGTTGGCAATTTCAGTCCTTTCAAATCAACTTCCAAGGGATTTACTGTATcacaaaattcagtgaaagag TTTAATCGGTCAAATTCTTCATCCCCTGTTGACAAAGTTGGTCAGCCTCGTTTAACAAAATTGACAAGAATGCGGACTGATAAGAAGAGTGAatttttgaaagcattaaaaCAAGATAGAGTGGAAGAGGAACATGAAGACGAGAATCATGCTGGGCAAGAGAAG GATGACGAGTCCTTTAACTTGCATAATAGCAACAGTCCTCATCACGAGAGAGATATAAACCGaaactttgaaaatgaaattccGCAGGAGAATGGCAATGCTTCAATTACATCTCAACAGATCATTCGATCTTCAGCTTTCCCCCAGGCAGATGTTCTTTCAAGCTCACTTGAGGCAGAGCACAG gtTGTTAAAGGAGATGGGCTGGCAGGAAGACAGTGAAAATGATGAAACCTGTGCTCCGCTAACAGAGGATGAGATGAGAGAGTTCCGAGTCATTAGTGAACAG ttacaaaaaaatGGCCTTCggaaaaatggcattttgaaaAACGGCCTCATCTGTGATTTTAAATTTAGCCCCTGGAAAAACAGCACTTTCAAACCTGCTCTGGAGAATGAGGATTCTGAGACGAGCAGCAGTGATACatcagatgatgatgatgtgtGA
- the GPBP1 gene encoding vasculin isoform X1, with the protein MAQHDFAPAWLNFPTPPSSTKSSLNFEKHSENFSWTENRYEANRRRHNSSDGFDPNIGRPNGGHFGRKEKNGWRSQGRNGTENINHRGGYHGGGSRARTSTFHSGKGQGMHENNVPDNETGKKEDKEVPKQFEAEDFPSLNPEYERELNQNKSLAAGVWGKHTFFFFFSLEYPLNPKSRSPRMLVIKKGSTKELQISGFPVVGSLHSQPVRNGTGTSVYKGLVPKPVTPPAKPTQWKSQAKENKLGNLFPHESAYGVGNFSPFKSTSKGFTVSQNSVKEFNRSNSSSPVDKVGQPRLTKLTRMRTDKKSEFLKALKQDRVEEEHEDENHAGQEKDDESFNLHNSNSPHHERDINRNFENEIPQENGNASITSQQIIRSSAFPQADVLSSSLEAEHRLLKEMGWQEDSENDETCAPLTEDEMREFRVISEQLQKNGLRKNGILKNGLICDFKFSPWKNSTFKPALENEDSETSSSDTSDDDDV; encoded by the exons ATGGCGCAGCATGACTTTGCTCCAGCCTGGCTTAATTTTCCTACTCCACCATCATCAACAAAG TCATCACTGAACTTTGAGAAACATTCTGAAAATTTTTCGTGGACAGAAAATCGTTATGAAGCAAATCGCAGAAGACACAACTCTTCAGATGGGTTTGATCCTAACATTGGACGGCCTAATGGAG ggcattttgggagaaaagagaagaatggtTGGCGTTCACAAGGCAGAAATGGTACAGAAAATATAAACCATCGTGGGGGATACCATGGCGGAGGTTCTCGTGCGCGTACCAGTACTTTCCATAGTGGAAAAGGCCAAGGAATGCATGAAAACAATGTACCTGATAATGAAActgggaaaaaggaagacaaagaagtACCCAAACAGTTTGAGGCTGAGGATTTT CCATCTTTGAATCCTGAATATGAGAGGGAACTAAATCAGAATAAATCTTTAGCTGCAGGTGTGTGGGGTAA acacactttttttttttttttttccctagagtaCCCTTTGAATCCCAAATCTAGATCTCCAAGGATGCTGGTCATTAAAAAGGGCAGTACAAAAGAACTGCAAATATCTGGATTCCCAGTAGTAGGAAGTCTTCATTCACAGCCAGTAAGGAATGGAACTGGCACAAGTGTTTATAAAGGATTAGTCCCTAAACCTGTCACTCCACCCGCAAAG cCTACACAGTGGAAAAgccaagcaaaagaaaataaacttgggAATCTGTTTCCTCATGAATCTGCATATGGTGTTGGCAATTTCAGTCCTTTCAAATCAACTTCCAAGGGATTTACTGTATcacaaaattcagtgaaagag TTTAATCGGTCAAATTCTTCATCCCCTGTTGACAAAGTTGGTCAGCCTCGTTTAACAAAATTGACAAGAATGCGGACTGATAAGAAGAGTGAatttttgaaagcattaaaaCAAGATAGAGTGGAAGAGGAACATGAAGACGAGAATCATGCTGGGCAAGAGAAG GATGACGAGTCCTTTAACTTGCATAATAGCAACAGTCCTCATCACGAGAGAGATATAAACCGaaactttgaaaatgaaattccGCAGGAGAATGGCAATGCTTCAATTACATCTCAACAGATCATTCGATCTTCAGCTTTCCCCCAGGCAGATGTTCTTTCAAGCTCACTTGAGGCAGAGCACAG gtTGTTAAAGGAGATGGGCTGGCAGGAAGACAGTGAAAATGATGAAACCTGTGCTCCGCTAACAGAGGATGAGATGAGAGAGTTCCGAGTCATTAGTGAACAG ttacaaaaaaatGGCCTTCggaaaaatggcattttgaaaAACGGCCTCATCTGTGATTTTAAATTTAGCCCCTGGAAAAACAGCACTTTCAAACCTGCTCTGGAGAATGAGGATTCTGAGACGAGCAGCAGTGATACatcagatgatgatgatgtgtGA